The Thermococcus sp. genomic interval TCGCTTCCCGCGCTCATCACTACCGGCCGACCTTTCAGGAACTCGATAGCATCTTCAAGCGCCCTCGCCTCTTCCTCGGTCGGCCTTCTGGTCGAGCGGTAGTCGTAGGTATCTATGAAGGCCTTCAAGCGGTTGTCAAGCTCCCTGAGTTTTTCCATCTGGACTTCCTCCAGTTTCTTGAGAAGTTCGGGTCTGTTCTTAAGCTTCTCCACGAGCATTTCATAGTGTCTCCTGCACAGTATCGCCGGTGAGGAGCTGTACTCGGGGAGTAGTTCCTCAAGCCTATCCGCCAGGGCCTCCACGAGGGTTTTCTCCTTCTCCCTTACCAGCTCGCAGAGGAAGCACTCCTTCTCTTCCCTCTCTCCCCGGAGGTAAACATCCAGCACGTCCTCGTAAATGATCGA includes:
- a CDS encoding DUF6062 family protein; its protein translation is MDIVGIKLSEALRGRGCPVCRAMEKFEEDEIATILYEHVTDPGVRTKFRESLGLCTRHAWKTLEVALGNPLLGPLGVSIIYEDVLDVYLRGEREEKECFLCELVREKEKTLVEALADRLEELLPEYSSSPAILCRRHYEMLVEKLKNRPELLKKLEEVQMEKLRELDNRLKAFIDTYDYRSTRRPTEEEARALEDAIEFLKGRPVVMSAGSENRRGKGWLLGLK